A portion of the Mesobacillus sp. AQ2 genome contains these proteins:
- a CDS encoding dimethylarginine dimethylaminohydrolase family protein — translation MEQNTQPKNRGFIFNEYDVLKKVILCQPQYMTIREVINETQKHFKDEGIHIEVALEQHHEFVNTLKNYGVEVILLPYHKKFPEQVFTRDIGFTLGETIFVADMASDVRKGEEDVLKQWLEDEEISYYNLLGDQIEGGDVVIDQDTVYVGLSNRTNQQAADHLKGLLPNLNVRAISFKAEYLHLDCVFNVVSPEVALIYRPALTDEDIQLFSSRYDLIDVSEEEQFTLGTNVLAIGNKRILSLPVNKGVNEQLRGKGFEIIEVDITEIIKSGGSFRCCSLPILRERNVH, via the coding sequence ATGGAACAGAATACGCAGCCAAAAAATAGAGGGTTTATCTTTAATGAATATGACGTACTTAAGAAAGTCATTCTTTGCCAGCCACAATATATGACCATCCGCGAAGTCATAAATGAAACCCAAAAACATTTTAAGGATGAAGGCATACATATCGAAGTTGCCTTGGAGCAGCATCATGAATTTGTGAATACATTAAAGAATTACGGCGTAGAGGTCATCCTGCTCCCGTACCATAAAAAATTCCCGGAGCAAGTCTTCACAAGGGATATCGGATTTACACTTGGTGAAACAATTTTTGTAGCAGATATGGCCAGCGACGTCCGAAAAGGTGAGGAGGATGTCTTGAAACAGTGGCTAGAGGATGAAGAAATCTCCTATTATAATCTGCTCGGTGATCAGATCGAAGGTGGCGATGTAGTCATTGACCAGGACACCGTATATGTGGGCCTGAGCAATCGAACCAACCAGCAGGCGGCCGACCACCTTAAGGGATTGCTCCCGAACTTAAACGTGCGAGCTATTTCCTTCAAAGCTGAGTACCTTCATCTTGATTGTGTTTTCAACGTCGTCTCACCTGAAGTAGCATTGATTTATCGCCCAGCATTGACAGACGAAGACATTCAATTATTCAGCTCCCGTTATGACCTGATTGATGTCAGCGAAGAGGAACAATTCACTCTAGGAACCAATGTGCTGGCCATCGGAAACAAACGGATTCTCAGTCTGCCAGTGAATAAAGGCGTGAATGAGCAACTCAGGGGTAAAGGATTCGAAATAATCGAAGTCGATATTACTGAAATTATTAAATCCGGAGGCTCATTCCGCTGCTGCTCATTGCCCATTTTACGTGAGAGGAATGTACATTAG
- a CDS encoding CBASS cGAMP-activated phospholipase — MKLLCIDGGGIRGVFPIAILKAIEEEFGKPVGQLFDVISGTSTGAIIAASVALNTSMGELMERYEIYGEKIFVKKSKVGLFKSVYSDRYLRRLLKHAFKDLTLGEIQKPLLIPAVDITHGKPYVHRTDFGYSSENELSIKLWDAVLSSCSAPIYFPPNNVNNQYLSIDGGLWANNPSLVCVTEALHHFKIDLEEILILSIGTGQQNIDFTMEENKYWGIRQWLPFQFPSFKVTPKLLDLAMDLSSESVSYHCRLLLRDHYLRLNTELSEEVPFDDFTYTEKLKELGKQVFESNKGQITAFLSEN; from the coding sequence ATGAAATTGTTATGCATTGACGGTGGCGGTATTAGAGGTGTATTCCCAATTGCCATCCTGAAGGCTATTGAAGAAGAATTCGGCAAGCCTGTTGGCCAGCTGTTTGATGTGATCTCGGGCACCAGCACAGGGGCCATCATTGCCGCTTCAGTTGCTTTGAATACATCAATGGGAGAGTTGATGGAAAGGTACGAGATTTATGGGGAAAAGATTTTCGTCAAAAAATCAAAGGTAGGCCTTTTTAAAAGTGTATACAGTGACCGTTATTTAAGGAGGCTGTTGAAGCATGCCTTCAAAGACCTTACCCTTGGAGAAATCCAAAAGCCTTTGTTGATTCCTGCTGTTGATATCACCCATGGAAAACCCTATGTCCATCGAACAGACTTTGGTTATTCATCGGAAAATGAACTTTCAATCAAGCTATGGGATGCTGTTCTTTCATCTTGTTCGGCGCCTATCTATTTTCCTCCAAACAATGTTAACAATCAATACTTATCGATTGATGGGGGATTGTGGGCAAATAATCCATCATTGGTTTGTGTGACTGAGGCATTACATCATTTTAAAATCGATCTGGAGGAAATACTTATCCTCTCGATCGGGACAGGCCAGCAGAACATCGACTTTACGATGGAGGAGAATAAATACTGGGGAATCCGTCAGTGGCTGCCATTCCAGTTTCCATCCTTTAAGGTAACACCTAAGCTCTTGGATCTGGCAATGGACTTATCCTCTGAATCCGTTTCCTATCACTGCAGGCTTTTGCTGCGTGACCATTATCTCCGCTTAAATACAGAGTTGTCTGAGGAAGTGCCTTTTGATGATTTTACTTATACGGAAAAATTAAAGGAACTGGGAAAGCAGGTATTTGAGTCAAACAAAGGGCAAATCACAGCCTTTCTTTCTGAGAATTAG
- a CDS encoding glycoside hydrolase family 18 protein — MRKRSLSILIIMITFIGGFLSGAIFANKQQNNEKASSSPVTLSSKTAAVKKTPEKRQDAKVLIGYVQDFRNPAEIDYQSLTHVIFSFAHPTADGRILLNGDQAIKNLRAIVDNASKHETKVILAIGGWYHINGGESYDYFKAAISTPASREKLIHELVSIAERENLDGIDIDFEHPRSANDAQYLAEFSKDLSAQLKPMGKELSIAVNAKVHSVTGTEIHSVVFEPEMFGYFDHVNLMAYDGQWDGEYNAANLSPFTYSANIVNYWTALFDSHGFSREKLVLGVPLYAQPEDPSAKQISYEALIDHALENAGKDQVNLNGTTYHYNGHSTLKKKTELALSEQLGGMMLWEAGLDAPGNQSAAKLIANELLEHQDARYYTRK, encoded by the coding sequence ATGAGAAAACGTTCCCTGTCCATATTGATTATCATGATAACCTTCATAGGAGGGTTTTTATCAGGCGCAATATTTGCCAATAAACAACAAAACAACGAGAAAGCGTCCAGTTCTCCTGTCACATTGTCGTCCAAAACAGCCGCTGTGAAAAAAACACCTGAGAAAAGACAGGACGCAAAGGTATTGATCGGATATGTTCAGGACTTCCGTAATCCTGCTGAAATCGATTACCAAAGCCTGACCCATGTCATATTTTCGTTTGCTCACCCAACTGCTGATGGCAGGATTTTATTAAATGGAGATCAGGCAATCAAAAATTTGAGGGCAATCGTGGACAATGCAAGTAAGCACGAGACAAAAGTCATCCTGGCCATTGGTGGCTGGTACCATATCAATGGCGGAGAATCTTACGATTATTTTAAGGCGGCCATTTCAACTCCTGCTTCAAGAGAAAAACTAATACATGAGCTTGTTAGTATTGCAGAAAGAGAGAATCTCGATGGAATTGACATCGACTTTGAGCATCCCAGATCAGCAAATGATGCCCAATATCTTGCTGAGTTCTCTAAAGATTTGAGTGCACAGCTAAAACCGATGGGCAAAGAACTTTCAATCGCTGTAAACGCCAAAGTGCACAGCGTTACAGGGACTGAAATTCACTCTGTTGTCTTTGAGCCCGAGATGTTCGGATACTTTGACCATGTCAATTTGATGGCATATGATGGTCAGTGGGATGGAGAGTACAACGCAGCGAATCTATCACCTTTCACCTATTCCGCAAATATAGTAAACTATTGGACCGCTTTATTTGATTCACATGGCTTTTCCAGAGAGAAACTTGTCCTTGGAGTCCCTCTTTATGCACAGCCTGAAGACCCTTCGGCAAAGCAAATCTCATATGAAGCACTAATTGATCATGCCCTTGAGAATGCGGGCAAGGATCAGGTCAATTTAAATGGAACCACATACCATTATAATGGGCATTCCACTTTGAAAAAGAAGACAGAACTCGCGCTTTCTGAGCAGTTGGGCGGTATGATGCTCTGGGAAGCAGGACTTGATGCCCCCGGAAATCAAAGTGCAGCCAAACTGATTGCTAATGAATTATTGGAGCATCAAGACGCTCGTTATTATACAAGAAAGTGA
- a CDS encoding YebC/PmpR family DNA-binding transcriptional regulator: MGRKWNNIKEKKASKDANTSRVYSKFALEIYVAARQGEPNPESNQALKFVLERAKTYNVPRVIIDRAIDKAKGGGEESYDELRYEGFGPNGSMIIVDALTNNVNRTASNVRAAFGKNGGNMGVAGSVSYMFDKTAVIGFEGKSADKALEILMEADVDARDILEEEDSVIIYGEPEQFHAIQEAFRNAGITDFTVAELTMLPQNDVTLDSDSLAQFEKLVDALEDLEDVQQVYHNVDLD; encoded by the coding sequence ATGGGTCGTAAATGGAACAACATCAAAGAAAAGAAAGCGTCCAAGGATGCTAATACCAGCAGGGTTTATTCTAAATTTGCATTGGAAATATATGTTGCAGCCAGGCAAGGTGAGCCGAATCCAGAATCGAACCAGGCTCTGAAATTCGTTCTTGAGAGAGCGAAAACATATAATGTACCAAGAGTCATTATTGACCGTGCAATTGATAAAGCCAAGGGCGGAGGAGAAGAAAGCTATGATGAGCTTCGTTATGAAGGCTTTGGTCCTAACGGCTCAATGATCATTGTTGATGCACTCACAAACAACGTAAACCGTACTGCTTCCAATGTACGCGCTGCTTTTGGCAAGAACGGCGGCAATATGGGAGTAGCCGGATCGGTTTCCTACATGTTCGATAAAACAGCGGTAATCGGTTTTGAAGGAAAGTCAGCCGATAAAGCATTGGAAATTTTAATGGAAGCTGATGTGGATGCACGTGATATCCTTGAGGAAGAAGATTCAGTCATTATCTATGGCGAGCCTGAACAATTCCATGCTATCCAGGAAGCTTTCAGGAATGCCGGCATTACAGATTTCACTGTTGCCGAATTGACGATGCTTCCACAAAATGATGTCACCCTTGATTCGGACTCACTAGCCCAGTTCGAGAAGCTTGTTGATGCTTTGGAAGATTTAGAGGATGTTCAGCAGGTTTATCATAACGTAGATCTTGATTAA
- a CDS encoding alpha/beta hydrolase, whose amino-acid sequence MNTQKIKAADTEISFYDEGNGKPIVLIHGFAGGKEYWDKVLPDLAKENRVIALDLPGHGGSGMGKESYSIEDMADVIKDFLDHLGLKKVTMFGHSLGGYITLAFAELYPQYLNGFSLIHSTGNPDTDEAKKGRDTNSKKILEEGPGSFIDGLSKKLFSPDNLDLNMDEIAETVNIGLKTSVKGLVSALTAMKNRPDRNYVLEETGLPVLLVAGELDQIVPPEKTFTVDRQNIQKNIIRNSGHMSMYEQPQDLVRAMNVFLAKL is encoded by the coding sequence ATGAATACACAAAAAATAAAGGCAGCAGACACAGAAATCAGTTTTTATGATGAGGGAAATGGAAAACCGATTGTCCTTATTCATGGTTTTGCCGGCGGGAAAGAGTATTGGGACAAAGTCCTTCCTGATTTGGCCAAAGAGAACAGGGTGATTGCTTTGGACCTCCCTGGACATGGAGGATCCGGCATGGGGAAGGAAAGTTATTCCATTGAGGATATGGCAGATGTGATAAAAGACTTTCTTGATCATTTAGGGCTTAAGAAAGTAACAATGTTTGGACATTCACTTGGCGGATATATTACTCTTGCTTTTGCCGAGCTTTATCCTCAATACTTAAACGGTTTTTCACTGATCCATTCCACAGGAAATCCTGACACTGACGAAGCTAAAAAAGGCAGGGACACAAATTCGAAAAAAATACTGGAGGAGGGTCCGGGTTCATTTATCGATGGACTATCCAAAAAGCTCTTTTCGCCTGATAACCTTGATTTGAATATGGATGAAATTGCAGAGACAGTCAATATCGGCCTTAAGACTTCTGTAAAGGGGCTTGTGAGTGCACTGACTGCGATGAAAAATAGACCGGACCGGAATTATGTGCTGGAAGAGACCGGGCTTCCGGTGCTGTTGGTTGCTGGTGAACTCGACCAAATCGTTCCACCAGAGAAAACATTTACGGTTGATAGACAAAATATCCAAAAAAACATTATCAGAAACAGCGGACATATGAGCATGTATGAACAGCCCCAGGATCTGGTGAGGGCAATGAACGTATTCCTTGCCAAACTATAA
- a CDS encoding ammonium transporter, with translation MDTVYLLNSLWVMISAVLVILMIGGFILLETGSTRMKNAGHIAGKTILTFGISSIVFWAVGYGLIFGEGNSILGFSDFFYSGYDVEGLGLSGSVFFLFQLAFAGISITIAFGGFAERAKLSVYVVFALLFSVLVYPFIAHWIWGGGWLAEHGKQDFAGSTVVHLTGAMAALAATLLLKPRLGKYNQDGSANKIEGHNLVFTALSVLFLWVGWFGFNAGSTVSVDGAFFGFVALNTNLAAAAGTIAALAISWIVMGKADIPMMLNGTLAGLVAITASCAFVDTWAAVVIGLVAGILVFYSIRFFESKKIDDPIFALSVHGAAGVWGTLSTGFFATPELAAVGKPGLFYGGGFDQLGVQAMGVLVSGAFAFIVSYLILLGMKTAMNGLRVTEEEENIGLDISEHGNYGYPEFVNIEASIRESSRDYRAENPSLVTQRPSIN, from the coding sequence ATGGATACTGTTTATTTATTGAATAGTTTATGGGTCATGATTTCTGCAGTATTGGTTATTTTGATGATTGGGGGGTTCATTTTACTTGAAACAGGTTCAACAAGGATGAAAAATGCTGGACATATAGCCGGTAAAACGATTTTAACATTCGGTATTTCCTCCATTGTTTTCTGGGCAGTAGGATATGGATTGATTTTCGGTGAAGGTAATTCGATTTTAGGATTCTCGGATTTCTTTTATTCAGGCTATGATGTTGAAGGGTTAGGCCTTTCAGGATCCGTCTTCTTCCTATTTCAACTGGCTTTCGCAGGAATTTCGATCACGATTGCTTTTGGCGGGTTTGCTGAAAGAGCGAAATTATCTGTATATGTTGTTTTCGCACTTTTATTTTCCGTCCTGGTTTATCCGTTTATTGCTCACTGGATTTGGGGCGGTGGCTGGCTTGCGGAGCATGGGAAACAGGATTTTGCCGGTTCGACTGTCGTTCACCTTACGGGTGCTATGGCCGCACTGGCAGCTACACTCCTGTTGAAACCTCGTTTAGGCAAATATAATCAAGATGGCTCGGCCAATAAAATTGAGGGCCATAACCTCGTATTCACCGCCTTGAGTGTACTCTTCCTTTGGGTGGGCTGGTTTGGTTTCAATGCAGGCAGCACGGTTTCGGTAGATGGTGCATTTTTCGGATTTGTGGCACTGAACACAAATCTTGCAGCCGCGGCTGGTACCATTGCTGCACTTGCTATTTCGTGGATCGTAATGGGAAAGGCTGATATCCCGATGATGCTGAATGGAACACTTGCCGGCCTTGTCGCAATCACCGCTTCCTGTGCCTTTGTTGATACCTGGGCAGCAGTTGTGATTGGATTGGTTGCCGGAATTCTCGTCTTCTACAGCATCAGGTTTTTTGAAAGCAAAAAGATCGATGACCCTATATTTGCTTTATCAGTTCACGGGGCAGCTGGAGTTTGGGGTACCTTATCGACTGGATTCTTCGCAACTCCAGAATTGGCGGCCGTCGGAAAACCCGGTTTATTTTATGGCGGAGGTTTTGACCAGCTGGGTGTGCAGGCTATGGGAGTTTTGGTTTCAGGTGCTTTTGCTTTCATTGTTTCCTATCTCATTTTATTGGGAATGAAAACAGCGATGAATGGCTTGCGAGTTACAGAAGAGGAAGAAAATATTGGGCTGGACATCAGTGAACATGGTAATTACGGATATCCGGAGTTTGTCAATATCGAAGCATCCATTAGAGAATCCAGCAGGGATTACAGGGCGGAAAATCCTTCTCTTGTAACGCAGCGGCCTTCCATTAATTAA
- a CDS encoding LLM class flavin-dependent oxidoreductase yields MTDGKRLNDIKFSVLDLAPIIQGGTASDALKNTLDLARHAEQWGYRRYWLAEHHNMPGIASSATSMVIGHVASGTSTIRVGSGGIMLPNHAPLVIAEQFGTLESLFPGRIDLGLGRAPGTDQVTAYALRRERRSDGQDFPEQLEELRAYFNPELDSQFRSVRAIPGEGLNIPIWLLGSSGYSAQLAGQLGLPFSFASHFSPENTLGALKLYRRNFQPSDVLDQPYAMVGVNVIAGETDEEAEYLATSMQQQFLNLFRNNPSPLLPPVKDFNNQVSEYEKMLLDSRIGSSIIGGPQTIKTKLQEFLDETQADEMIINAQIFDHKARLKSFEIVSEVFKGNR; encoded by the coding sequence ATGACGGACGGCAAACGTTTAAACGATATCAAATTTTCTGTGCTAGATCTTGCTCCAATCATACAAGGAGGCACAGCTTCAGATGCACTTAAAAACACGCTTGACCTTGCCAGGCATGCGGAACAGTGGGGATATCGCCGCTACTGGCTGGCAGAACATCATAATATGCCTGGAATCGCCAGTTCTGCGACTTCGATGGTCATCGGACATGTAGCATCAGGAACATCCACGATCAGGGTTGGCTCTGGCGGAATCATGCTGCCAAACCATGCTCCGCTTGTAATTGCTGAACAATTCGGGACGCTTGAATCTCTTTTCCCGGGCCGGATTGACCTTGGACTCGGACGCGCGCCTGGAACCGACCAGGTGACAGCCTATGCTTTAAGGCGCGAACGACGCAGTGATGGCCAGGACTTTCCTGAGCAATTGGAAGAACTTCGAGCATACTTCAACCCGGAACTTGATTCACAATTTCGAAGTGTACGCGCCATTCCAGGTGAGGGATTGAACATTCCAATCTGGCTGTTGGGATCCAGTGGTTATAGTGCACAGCTTGCAGGACAACTCGGCTTGCCTTTTTCATTCGCCAGCCACTTCTCTCCTGAAAATACTTTAGGAGCTCTCAAGCTATATCGGAGGAATTTTCAGCCTTCTGATGTATTAGACCAGCCATATGCAATGGTTGGCGTAAATGTGATTGCAGGCGAAACGGATGAGGAAGCAGAATATCTGGCCACATCCATGCAGCAGCAATTCCTGAATCTTTTCAGGAATAACCCAAGTCCCCTGCTGCCGCCTGTGAAAGATTTTAATAACCAGGTCAGCGAATATGAAAAAATGCTGCTGGACAGCCGGATCGGTTCCTCGATTATTGGCGGCCCACAGACGATTAAAACCAAGCTTCAGGAATTCCTTGATGAAACTCAGGCAGATGAAATGATTATTAACGCACAAATTTTTGATCACAAAGCCAGATTGAAATCCTTTGAAATAGTCTCTGAAGTTTTTAAAGGAAACAGATAA
- a CDS encoding alanine/glycine:cation symporter family protein: protein MEAFVSWLNGILWSNPVIYIILGIGLVFSILTRFLQVRLLKDMVTLMFKGRSSDAGVSSFQALSIALSGRVGTGNIAGTATAIAMGGPGAVFWMWTIAFIGASSAFVESTLAQIYKVKQDGLYRGGPAYYIEKGLGIKWFAIVFSVAALLAMALLMPGIQSNSIALGLENAFGVNKSVSGLVIIALLGFIIFGGVKRIATVAQYTVPFMAIGYILVALIIIGMNITEVPAVFALIFKSAFGADSIFGGILGSAIAWGVKRGIYSNEAGQGTGPHAAAAAEVSHPAKQGLVQAFSVYIDTLFVCSATAFMLLFTGMFNTVGADGSFIVENLKGVEAGPGYTQAAVDAVLPGFGAEFVAVALFFFAFTTIMAYYYMAETNIAYLLRGRNGKVPMFVLKVVILGATFYGAVKEASLAWALGDAGLGLMVWLNLIAIVLLAKPALIALKDYEEQKKQGLDPVFNSKKLGIKNAEYWEEEYSFNHEKEKVS, encoded by the coding sequence TTGGAAGCTTTTGTTTCTTGGCTCAATGGCATTTTGTGGAGCAACCCGGTCATTTATATCATTTTGGGAATTGGCCTGGTGTTCTCCATCCTGACACGTTTTTTACAAGTAAGACTCTTGAAGGACATGGTTACACTTATGTTCAAAGGGAGAAGTTCCGATGCGGGCGTTTCATCTTTTCAGGCCTTATCTATCGCTTTATCCGGCCGTGTAGGAACTGGTAACATCGCTGGTACGGCCACTGCGATTGCAATGGGTGGACCTGGTGCGGTTTTCTGGATGTGGACAATTGCGTTTATCGGGGCGAGCAGCGCTTTTGTTGAATCAACATTAGCCCAGATTTATAAGGTTAAGCAAGATGGTCTTTATCGAGGCGGTCCTGCTTATTACATCGAGAAAGGTCTTGGCATAAAATGGTTTGCGATTGTATTTTCTGTTGCGGCCTTGCTTGCAATGGCTCTTTTAATGCCAGGAATTCAGTCAAACTCGATTGCGCTTGGCCTTGAGAATGCTTTCGGTGTCAACAAATCAGTTTCAGGTTTAGTTATCATCGCTCTGTTGGGTTTTATCATTTTTGGCGGCGTTAAAAGGATCGCTACGGTTGCCCAATATACTGTTCCATTTATGGCGATCGGGTACATTCTTGTTGCTCTTATCATTATAGGAATGAATATCACCGAAGTTCCCGCTGTTTTCGCTTTGATTTTCAAGAGTGCTTTCGGTGCTGACTCCATTTTTGGCGGTATTTTGGGCAGCGCGATTGCTTGGGGTGTAAAACGGGGTATTTATTCCAATGAAGCTGGACAGGGTACAGGTCCTCACGCAGCTGCTGCGGCTGAGGTTTCCCACCCGGCAAAACAAGGTCTTGTCCAGGCATTTTCTGTTTACATCGATACCTTATTTGTTTGTTCAGCTACAGCGTTCATGCTCCTGTTCACTGGCATGTTCAACACTGTTGGCGCTGACGGTTCATTCATCGTCGAAAACTTGAAAGGCGTAGAGGCAGGTCCAGGATATACACAGGCTGCTGTTGATGCTGTTCTTCCTGGATTCGGTGCAGAATTTGTTGCTGTAGCGCTATTCTTCTTCGCTTTCACAACAATCATGGCCTATTATTATATGGCTGAAACAAACATCGCTTATCTTCTCAGAGGAAGAAATGGCAAGGTTCCGATGTTTGTCCTTAAAGTCGTCATCCTTGGAGCAACTTTCTACGGTGCTGTGAAAGAAGCGTCACTTGCATGGGCGCTGGGAGATGCTGGTCTCGGATTGATGGTGTGGCTCAACCTGATTGCTATCGTCCTGCTTGCAAAGCCGGCACTGATTGCTTTGAAGGACTATGAGGAACAGAAAAAGCAAGGGCTTGATCCGGTCTTCAATTCCAAAAAGCTCGGTATTAAGAATGCTGAATATTGGGAAGAAGAATATTCCTTCAACCATGAAAAAGAAAAAGTATCATAA
- a CDS encoding DUF1292 domain-containing protein, with translation MEKIEVGEVFTISDESDIEQEVEVIGTLNIDGSDYAAVSFVDDLQTESDEDIDIFFLKLDEDGDFAAIESDEEFEKVSAAFDEMMNEEE, from the coding sequence ATGGAAAAAATTGAAGTTGGTGAAGTTTTTACAATTAGCGACGAAAGCGATATCGAGCAGGAGGTCGAAGTAATCGGTACGTTGAACATAGACGGATCTGATTATGCAGCTGTAAGCTTTGTTGACGACCTGCAAACGGAATCTGACGAAGACATTGATATCTTTTTTCTCAAGCTCGACGAAGATGGAGATTTTGCTGCCATCGAATCTGATGAGGAATTCGAAAAGGTTTCTGCAGCTTTTGATGAAATGATGAATGAAGAAGAATAA
- a CDS encoding LLM class flavin-dependent oxidoreductase has product MKLSILDQAPVSSNQTAREALEQSVLLAQTAERYGYTRYWIAEHHDMTGLACPAPEVMLPYIGASTSRIRIGSGAVLLPHYKPYKVAEIYNMLATLFPDRVDIGIGRAPGGSAEVTNALSDHFLQNVWNMPETLKDLLHFIHNDHPGGSELAKIKAAPLPEISPEPWLLGISKKSALLAAEHGMAYVFGMFMSDKDAVEIVNLYKDSFQPGSIQSPKTILAVSAICAETNEQAEEIALSSLCWSVQRKNGEGLTGVPSIAEAKDFILSATEKEELRAMREKMIIGNPADVKNRLLDLQKQTKTDEIMIITITYSPQDRLNSYQLIAEELLE; this is encoded by the coding sequence ATGAAATTAAGCATTCTTGACCAGGCACCAGTCTCAAGTAACCAGACAGCCAGAGAAGCATTGGAGCAATCCGTCCTGCTTGCACAGACAGCAGAGAGGTATGGATATACTCGCTACTGGATTGCTGAGCATCATGATATGACGGGGTTGGCCTGTCCGGCTCCTGAAGTAATGCTCCCTTATATAGGTGCCAGCACAAGCAGGATCCGTATTGGGTCCGGCGCTGTTCTGCTGCCACATTATAAACCGTATAAAGTGGCGGAAATCTACAATATGCTGGCAACCCTATTCCCAGACCGGGTGGATATCGGGATTGGCCGTGCACCAGGCGGCTCTGCGGAAGTAACAAATGCATTATCTGATCATTTCCTCCAGAATGTATGGAATATGCCTGAAACATTGAAGGATTTACTTCATTTTATCCATAATGATCACCCTGGTGGAAGCGAACTCGCTAAAATCAAGGCTGCGCCTCTTCCTGAAATCTCTCCGGAACCATGGCTTTTAGGGATAAGCAAGAAAAGTGCACTGCTGGCTGCAGAGCATGGAATGGCATATGTATTTGGGATGTTTATGAGCGACAAGGATGCCGTGGAAATTGTCAATCTTTACAAAGATTCTTTTCAGCCAGGAAGCATACAATCACCAAAGACAATCTTAGCTGTTTCGGCGATCTGTGCTGAGACGAACGAACAAGCGGAAGAGATTGCTTTAAGTTCCCTGTGCTGGAGTGTCCAGAGGAAAAATGGGGAGGGATTAACTGGGGTGCCATCAATTGCTGAGGCAAAAGATTTTATTCTCTCAGCCACAGAAAAGGAAGAGCTAAGAGCGATGCGAGAAAAGATGATCATTGGAAATCCTGCAGATGTAAAAAATCGACTGCTTGACTTGCAGAAACAAACGAAAACAGATGAAATCATGATTATCACCATTACATATTCTCCACAGGATCGTCTGAATTCTTATCAATTAATTGCAGAAGAGTTATTAGAGTAA
- a CDS encoding MerR family transcriptional regulator, with product MAADSSYKDKKVIAIGIVSELTGLSERQIRYYEERKLVFPDRTPGGSRRYSFSDVELLVEIANKIEDGVQTYEIRQEMVKQKKRNEAEEHKKMIQGQINARFGISKK from the coding sequence CTGGCTGCCGATTCTTCCTATAAAGACAAAAAAGTCATTGCAATCGGGATTGTTAGTGAACTAACTGGACTTTCAGAACGTCAAATACGTTATTATGAAGAAAGAAAATTAGTTTTTCCTGATCGAACTCCAGGCGGGAGCAGAAGATATTCATTTTCAGATGTAGAATTATTGGTAGAGATAGCCAATAAAATTGAAGACGGTGTACAGACCTATGAAATCAGGCAGGAAATGGTGAAGCAAAAGAAACGAAATGAAGCAGAAGAACATAAGAAAATGATCCAGGGACAAATCAATGCCCGATTTGGTATAAGTAAAAAATGA
- a CDS encoding Fur-regulated basic protein FbpA, which translates to MSLHLRTAVDKLKDHYIQHLIKTGLSKETENELKKLTLTELKNLTTGR; encoded by the coding sequence GTGTCATTACATTTACGGACAGCTGTTGATAAACTCAAAGACCATTATATCCAGCATTTGATTAAAACAGGGCTTTCGAAAGAAACTGAAAATGAATTAAAGAAATTAACCCTAACAGAACTGAAAAATTTAACCACTGGGCGTTAG
- a CDS encoding DUF3219 family protein, whose amino-acid sequence MVKEIVLDGFPIEIRKFEHSREHGLRIVSVEFPVTSERYHDVTTLLYKGEFDINISGYPSFRGKVVEYSTSVTNLYASGQVGQFKLALMEVKN is encoded by the coding sequence TTGGTAAAAGAAATCGTCTTAGATGGCTTTCCAATCGAGATCCGTAAATTTGAACATTCACGTGAGCACGGACTTCGCATAGTCTCAGTAGAATTTCCGGTGACTAGTGAAAGGTACCATGATGTGACTACCTTATTATATAAGGGCGAATTTGATATAAATATTTCAGGTTACCCTTCCTTTCGCGGAAAAGTTGTGGAGTACTCTACTTCGGTTACAAATCTGTACGCAAGCGGGCAGGTGGGTCAATTTAAATTAGCATTGATGGAGGTGAAAAACTAA